From Xyrauchen texanus isolate HMW12.3.18 chromosome 9, RBS_HiC_50CHRs, whole genome shotgun sequence, the proteins below share one genomic window:
- the LOC127649634 gene encoding gastrula zinc finger protein XlCGF49.1-like isoform X5, with product MKFVKEEVKEESEDISITEACRMKQEDTEEQRDLIKIKEESQDPNDVEEKRHQYHTFENLMTGGESFSGSKTEKNFTPKRSQRIRAKNDFTCCHCGKSFAQKGDFKRHMRIHTGEKPFTCPQCGKSFRDRGNFKCHLRIHTGEKPFTCHQCEKSFTQAGHLKVHLQYHSGLRPFNCDQCGKKFIQISHLKAHMKTHTNDKPCICSFCGKSFVKSYNLKTHERVHTGEKPYHCTSCRKRFSQSSNLQAHLKKYCRRKQS from the exons ATGAAGTTTGTTAAAGAGGAGGTTAAAGAGGAGTCTGAAGACATCAGTATTACAGAAGCATGCAGAATGAAAcaagaagatactgaggaacaaagag ActtgataaaaataaaagaagaaagtcAAGATCCGAATGACGTGGAGGAGAAACGCCATCAGTATCATACGTTTGAGAATCTCATGACTGGTGGAGAATCTTTTAGTGGCTCAAAGACTGAAAAGAATTTCACACCGAAAAGATCTCAAAGAATAAGAGCCAAAAATGACTTCACCTGCtgtcactgtggaaagagttttgcacaaaaaggagattttaaacgtcacatgagaattcacacaggagagaagcctttcacatgtccTCAATGTGGCAAGAGTTTCAGAGATAGAGGAAACTTTAAATGTCACTTGagaattcacaccggagagaagcctttcacatgccatcagtgtgaaaagagtttcacacaagCAGGCCATCTCAAAGTTCATCTGCAGTATCACTCTGGATTAAGGCCGTTTAACTGTGATCAGTGTGGCAAAAAGTTTATTCAGATATCACATCTAAAAGCACACatgaaaactcacacaaatgaCAAGCCTTGcatatgttctttttgtggaaagagtttcgttAAATCATATAACCTAAAAACACATGAGAgggtgcatactggagagaagccataccactgcacttcatgtCGGAAGAGATTCAGCCAATCCAGTAATCTGCAGgctcatttaaaaaagtattgtCGTAGGAAGCAAAGTTAA
- the LOC127649634 gene encoding zinc finger protein 664-like isoform X1: protein MLFFSSEVVIIFWLFCVYSIYICVCVCVCVCVYCLVKCSWKRCAFSQFLKTESESASWMELGSLFHQQDLMDVTGKSQELNEVKKDLSDQTHHDFKTGQISFSGLQTEKNISQKKTQDKKSFICPQCGNTFTRKTNLTKHMRIHTGEKPFKCHLCEKSYREACSLKDHLSFHFGEKAYICDLCGKTYSSPSVLRTHRKIHTNEKPFLCSFCGKSFAFLHSLKDHKRKHTDVRDHVCSECGKAFHRACDLEQHQRIHTGEKPYKCSYCEKSFTTSGNLKKHERVHTRERSYHCTLCGMSFIRSGNLKAHERVHTRERSYHCTLCGMSFIRSGNLKAHERVHTGERPYQCTSCGKSFIRSGNLKAHERIHTGERPYQCTSCGKSFTQSGSLVTHIKNHCPGLSQ from the exons atgttattcttTTCATCTgaagtggtcataatattttggctcttctgtgtatacagtatatatatatgtgtgtgtgtgtgtgtgtgtgtgtgtgtgtattgtttggtcaagtgctcatggaaaagatgtgccTTCAGCCAATTTTTGAAGACCGAGAGCGAgtctgcttcatggatggagttgggaagtttGTTCCACCAACAAG aTTTGATGGACGTGACCGGGaaaagtcaagaactgaatgaagtgaaGAAGGACCTCTCGGATCAGACACATCATGATTTCAAAACTGGACAAATATCTTTTAGTGGTTTACAGACCGAAAAGAAtatctcacaaaaaaaaactcaagaCAAAAAATCTTTCATCTGCCCTCAGTGTGGGAATACGTTTACACGTAAAACAAATCTTACtaagcacatgagaattcacactggcgAGAAGCCTTTCAAATGCCATCTGTGTGAGAAGAGTTACAGAGAGGCATGTAGTCTCAAAGATCATCTGTCCTTCCATTTTGGAGAAAAGGCATATATCTGTGATCTATGTGGCAAAACATATTCTTCACCATCAGTCTTAAGAACACACCGGAAAATTCATACAAATGAGAAGCCTTTCTTGTGTtcattttgtggaaagagttttgcatttCTGCACAGTTTAAAAGACCACAAGAGAAAACACACTGATGTGAGAGATCATGTGTGCTCTGAGTGTGGGAAAGCCTTTCACAGAGCTTGTGACTTGGAACAGCACcaaagaatccatactggagaaaaaccttacaaatgTTCAtattgtgaaaagagtttcactacTTCAGgaaacctgaaaaaacacgagagagtGCATACTAGAGAGAGGTCATACCACTGCACTTTATGTGGGATGAGTTTCATTAGGTCAGGAAACCTTAAAGCACATGAGAGAGTGCATACTAGGGAGAGGTCATACCACTGCACTTTATGTGGGATGAGTTTCATTAGGTCAGGAAACCTTAAAGCACATGAaagagtgcatactggagagaggcCGTACCAAtgcacttcatgtgggaagagtttcattaGGTCAGGAAACCTGAAAGcgcatgagagaattcatactggagagaggccGTACCAATGCACTTcctgtgggaagagtttcacccAATCAGGCTCTCTAGTGACTCATATAAAAAATCATTGTCCAGGGTTGTCGCAGTGA
- the LOC127649634 gene encoding zinc finger protein 239-like isoform X2 translates to MDSVEEEFVKVEIDEVCISELIRLNNEDTEEQRDLMDVTGKSQELNEVKKDLSDQTHHDFKTGQISFSGLQTEKNISQKKTQDKKSFICPQCGNTFTRKTNLTKHMRIHTGEKPFKCHLCEKSYREACSLKDHLSFHFGEKAYICDLCGKTYSSPSVLRTHRKIHTNEKPFLCSFCGKSFAFLHSLKDHKRKHTDVRDHVCSECGKAFHRACDLEQHQRIHTGEKPYKCSYCEKSFTTSGNLKKHERVHTRERSYHCTLCGMSFIRSGNLKAHERVHTRERSYHCTLCGMSFIRSGNLKAHERVHTGERPYQCTSCGKSFIRSGNLKAHERIHTGERPYQCTSCGKSFTQSGSLVTHIKNHCPGLSQ, encoded by the exons ATGGACTCTGTTGAAGAGGAAtttgttaaagtggagattgatgaaGTTTGCATTTCAGAATTAATCAGACTGAAtaatgaagatactgaggaacaaagag aTTTGATGGACGTGACCGGGaaaagtcaagaactgaatgaagtgaaGAAGGACCTCTCGGATCAGACACATCATGATTTCAAAACTGGACAAATATCTTTTAGTGGTTTACAGACCGAAAAGAAtatctcacaaaaaaaaactcaagaCAAAAAATCTTTCATCTGCCCTCAGTGTGGGAATACGTTTACACGTAAAACAAATCTTACtaagcacatgagaattcacactggcgAGAAGCCTTTCAAATGCCATCTGTGTGAGAAGAGTTACAGAGAGGCATGTAGTCTCAAAGATCATCTGTCCTTCCATTTTGGAGAAAAGGCATATATCTGTGATCTATGTGGCAAAACATATTCTTCACCATCAGTCTTAAGAACACACCGGAAAATTCATACAAATGAGAAGCCTTTCTTGTGTtcattttgtggaaagagttttgcatttCTGCACAGTTTAAAAGACCACAAGAGAAAACACACTGATGTGAGAGATCATGTGTGCTCTGAGTGTGGGAAAGCCTTTCACAGAGCTTGTGACTTGGAACAGCACcaaagaatccatactggagaaaaaccttacaaatgTTCAtattgtgaaaagagtttcactacTTCAGgaaacctgaaaaaacacgagagagtGCATACTAGAGAGAGGTCATACCACTGCACTTTATGTGGGATGAGTTTCATTAGGTCAGGAAACCTTAAAGCACATGAGAGAGTGCATACTAGGGAGAGGTCATACCACTGCACTTTATGTGGGATGAGTTTCATTAGGTCAGGAAACCTTAAAGCACATGAaagagtgcatactggagagaggcCGTACCAAtgcacttcatgtgggaagagtttcattaGGTCAGGAAACCTGAAAGcgcatgagagaattcatactggagagaggccGTACCAATGCACTTcctgtgggaagagtttcacccAATCAGGCTCTCTAGTGACTCATATAAAAAATCATTGTCCAGGGTTGTCGCAGTGA
- the LOC127649634 gene encoding zinc finger protein 239-like isoform X4 — MELGSLFHQQDLMDVTGKSQELNEVKKDLSDQTHHDFKTGQISFSGLQTEKNISQKKTQDKKSFICPQCGNTFTRKTNLTKHMRIHTGEKPFKCHLCEKSYREACSLKDHLSFHFGEKAYICDLCGKTYSSPSVLRTHRKIHTNEKPFLCSFCGKSFAFLHSLKDHKRKHTDVRDHVCSECGKAFHRACDLEQHQRIHTGEKPYKCSYCEKSFTTSGNLKKHERVHTRERSYHCTLCGMSFIRSGNLKAHERVHTRERSYHCTLCGMSFIRSGNLKAHERVHTGERPYQCTSCGKSFIRSGNLKAHERIHTGERPYQCTSCGKSFTQSGSLVTHIKNHCPGLSQ, encoded by the exons atggagttgggaagtttGTTCCACCAACAAG aTTTGATGGACGTGACCGGGaaaagtcaagaactgaatgaagtgaaGAAGGACCTCTCGGATCAGACACATCATGATTTCAAAACTGGACAAATATCTTTTAGTGGTTTACAGACCGAAAAGAAtatctcacaaaaaaaaactcaagaCAAAAAATCTTTCATCTGCCCTCAGTGTGGGAATACGTTTACACGTAAAACAAATCTTACtaagcacatgagaattcacactggcgAGAAGCCTTTCAAATGCCATCTGTGTGAGAAGAGTTACAGAGAGGCATGTAGTCTCAAAGATCATCTGTCCTTCCATTTTGGAGAAAAGGCATATATCTGTGATCTATGTGGCAAAACATATTCTTCACCATCAGTCTTAAGAACACACCGGAAAATTCATACAAATGAGAAGCCTTTCTTGTGTtcattttgtggaaagagttttgcatttCTGCACAGTTTAAAAGACCACAAGAGAAAACACACTGATGTGAGAGATCATGTGTGCTCTGAGTGTGGGAAAGCCTTTCACAGAGCTTGTGACTTGGAACAGCACcaaagaatccatactggagaaaaaccttacaaatgTTCAtattgtgaaaagagtttcactacTTCAGgaaacctgaaaaaacacgagagagtGCATACTAGAGAGAGGTCATACCACTGCACTTTATGTGGGATGAGTTTCATTAGGTCAGGAAACCTTAAAGCACATGAGAGAGTGCATACTAGGGAGAGGTCATACCACTGCACTTTATGTGGGATGAGTTTCATTAGGTCAGGAAACCTTAAAGCACATGAaagagtgcatactggagagaggcCGTACCAAtgcacttcatgtgggaagagtttcattaGGTCAGGAAACCTGAAAGcgcatgagagaattcatactggagagaggccGTACCAATGCACTTcctgtgggaagagtttcacccAATCAGGCTCTCTAGTGACTCATATAAAAAATCATTGTCCAGGGTTGTCGCAGTGA
- the LOC127649634 gene encoding zinc finger protein 239-like isoform X3 produces the protein MKFVKEEVKEESEDISITEACRMKQEDTEEQRDLMDVTGKSQELNEVKKDLSDQTHHDFKTGQISFSGLQTEKNISQKKTQDKKSFICPQCGNTFTRKTNLTKHMRIHTGEKPFKCHLCEKSYREACSLKDHLSFHFGEKAYICDLCGKTYSSPSVLRTHRKIHTNEKPFLCSFCGKSFAFLHSLKDHKRKHTDVRDHVCSECGKAFHRACDLEQHQRIHTGEKPYKCSYCEKSFTTSGNLKKHERVHTRERSYHCTLCGMSFIRSGNLKAHERVHTRERSYHCTLCGMSFIRSGNLKAHERVHTGERPYQCTSCGKSFIRSGNLKAHERIHTGERPYQCTSCGKSFTQSGSLVTHIKNHCPGLSQ, from the exons ATGAAGTTTGTTAAAGAGGAGGTTAAAGAGGAGTCTGAAGACATCAGTATTACAGAAGCATGCAGAATGAAAcaagaagatactgaggaacaaagag aTTTGATGGACGTGACCGGGaaaagtcaagaactgaatgaagtgaaGAAGGACCTCTCGGATCAGACACATCATGATTTCAAAACTGGACAAATATCTTTTAGTGGTTTACAGACCGAAAAGAAtatctcacaaaaaaaaactcaagaCAAAAAATCTTTCATCTGCCCTCAGTGTGGGAATACGTTTACACGTAAAACAAATCTTACtaagcacatgagaattcacactggcgAGAAGCCTTTCAAATGCCATCTGTGTGAGAAGAGTTACAGAGAGGCATGTAGTCTCAAAGATCATCTGTCCTTCCATTTTGGAGAAAAGGCATATATCTGTGATCTATGTGGCAAAACATATTCTTCACCATCAGTCTTAAGAACACACCGGAAAATTCATACAAATGAGAAGCCTTTCTTGTGTtcattttgtggaaagagttttgcatttCTGCACAGTTTAAAAGACCACAAGAGAAAACACACTGATGTGAGAGATCATGTGTGCTCTGAGTGTGGGAAAGCCTTTCACAGAGCTTGTGACTTGGAACAGCACcaaagaatccatactggagaaaaaccttacaaatgTTCAtattgtgaaaagagtttcactacTTCAGgaaacctgaaaaaacacgagagagtGCATACTAGAGAGAGGTCATACCACTGCACTTTATGTGGGATGAGTTTCATTAGGTCAGGAAACCTTAAAGCACATGAGAGAGTGCATACTAGGGAGAGGTCATACCACTGCACTTTATGTGGGATGAGTTTCATTAGGTCAGGAAACCTTAAAGCACATGAaagagtgcatactggagagaggcCGTACCAAtgcacttcatgtgggaagagtttcattaGGTCAGGAAACCTGAAAGcgcatgagagaattcatactggagagaggccGTACCAATGCACTTcctgtgggaagagtttcacccAATCAGGCTCTCTAGTGACTCATATAAAAAATCATTGTCCAGGGTTGTCGCAGTGA